The following are from one region of the Anaeropeptidivorans aminofermentans genome:
- a CDS encoding NfeD family protein has translation MLTFFKICFGVGLGYAVLGFILGHIFSAFDIGGDSGDIDLDFGGDLGGDLGGDLGGDFGGDLGGDLSGDLSIHGDGHFDTGTHNISPLKPACIAAFITVLGGSGMLFYPNFGPLLSLMAGSTLGLFTAFLMFRLIIVPLNKAQNTSAVEIQSLIGHDAVVTEKIPQGGFGKITYRINGNIYSAPSKSEDGNEISRNTYVEIAHIEKNTYFVAPKASRN, from the coding sequence ATGTTTTGGTGTAGGCTTAGGATATGCAGTTTTGGGCTTTATCCTCGGCCACATATTCAGTGCCTTTGATATCGGCGGAGACAGCGGAGACATTGATTTGGATTTCGGCGGAGATTTAGGTGGCGACTTAGGCGGTGACCTTGGCGGCGATTTCGGGGGAGACTTGGGCGGTGACCTTAGCGGCGATTTAAGCATTCACGGCGACGGCCATTTCGATACCGGCACCCATAATATTTCACCTCTAAAGCCTGCGTGCATTGCCGCGTTTATAACCGTTTTAGGCGGTTCAGGCATGCTTTTTTATCCGAATTTCGGCCCTCTTTTATCTCTTATGGCAGGGTCAACCTTAGGCCTTTTCACTGCATTTTTAATGTTCAGATTAATCATTGTTCCTCTCAATAAAGCCCAGAATACCAGCGCTGTTGAAATTCAAAGCCTTATCGGCCATGACGCTGTCGTTACGGAAAAAATACCCCAGGGGGGATTTGGAAAAATTACCTACAGGATTAACGGAAATATTTATTCTGCTCCGTCAAAAAGTGAGGACGGCAATGAAATATCCAGAAATACTTATGTTGAAATTGCGCATATTGAAAAAAACACTTATTTCGTAGCACCAAAGGCATCAAGAAACTAA
- a CDS encoding D-2-hydroxyacid dehydrogenase — protein MKTVILDGYTLNPGDLSWEGFESLMPVEYYDRTPAKDIISRIGNAEIIIVNKTPISKETIDACPSIKYIGVLATGYDVVDVKYAGSKGIVVTNIPTYGTNTVAQYVFALLLAACHKAESHSQGVFAGKWQSSPDFSYWDSPQTELWGKTIGIIGLGKIGSRVAEIACAFGMEVIAYNPRGPVITNCPVKFESLNTLLEKSHVISLHCPLTEETRGIINKETIDKMKDGAILINTSRGPLVNEEDVCKGLSSGKIGFYAADVVSKEPILSDNPLLQAKNCMITPHMAWAAKEARQRLMNIAVNNLKAFLNGAPINTVGPAR, from the coding sequence ATGAAAACAGTAATTCTTGACGGATATACCTTAAACCCCGGCGACTTATCATGGGAAGGCTTTGAAAGCCTTATGCCAGTAGAATATTATGACCGGACCCCTGCCAAGGACATAATTTCAAGAATCGGAAATGCCGAAATAATTATAGTGAATAAAACCCCTATTTCAAAAGAAACTATAGATGCGTGTCCTTCAATAAAATATATTGGCGTCCTTGCCACAGGCTATGACGTAGTTGATGTTAAATATGCCGGTTCAAAAGGCATCGTGGTAACCAACATTCCTACCTACGGCACAAATACTGTCGCCCAGTATGTGTTTGCTCTTCTTCTTGCGGCCTGCCACAAGGCGGAAAGCCATTCCCAAGGCGTATTCGCCGGAAAATGGCAAAGCTCTCCCGACTTTTCCTACTGGGATTCTCCTCAGACAGAACTTTGGGGAAAGACCATAGGAATTATAGGCCTTGGAAAAATAGGAAGCAGGGTTGCTGAAATAGCCTGCGCCTTTGGGATGGAAGTTATCGCCTATAACCCCAGAGGGCCGGTAATTACAAATTGCCCTGTAAAATTTGAAAGCCTTAATACCCTTCTTGAAAAATCTCACGTAATAAGCCTCCACTGCCCCCTTACGGAAGAAACAAGGGGCATTATAAATAAAGAAACCATTGATAAAATGAAAGACGGCGCCATATTAATCAATACCTCAAGAGGCCCTCTTGTAAATGAAGAAGATGTTTGTAAAGGCCTTTCCTCTGGAAAAATAGGCTTTTATGCCGCCGATGTTGTAAGTAAAGAGCCTATCCTTTCGGATAATCCTTTGCTTCAGGCTAAAAATTGCATGATTACGCCCCATATGGCTTGGGCAGCAAAGGAAGCAAGGCAGAGGCTTATGAATATAGCCGTAAACAATCTAAAGGCATTTTTAAATGGCGCTCCTATAAATACCGTAGGCCCCGCCAGATAA
- a CDS encoding Crp/Fnr family transcriptional regulator, whose product MYIDPLFLEDEYLNYFFKKVDYAHTDKCKITAYAPKELLAIRGFKAEKCILVLSGKLRVYNQFINGKNYVLEDISQGAVIGEMEAAGKWGEYTSTVEAATEAKGLVFPHEVYISWLTNSHEFAVDAAMRLGRMMCNSSSFKGENLVFSSGLSIAMLLRRYYVENVGKGGNVIVNETRNQLSEKSGTSLRTVNRSIKTLINLGIITIRKGKIFMDKDSFSKLVDYISENM is encoded by the coding sequence TTGTATATAGACCCTTTGTTTTTAGAAGATGAATATCTAAATTATTTTTTTAAAAAAGTAGATTATGCCCATACAGATAAATGCAAAATTACAGCCTATGCTCCTAAAGAACTTCTTGCCATCAGAGGCTTCAAGGCAGAAAAATGCATTCTTGTGCTCTCAGGAAAATTAAGGGTGTATAATCAGTTCATAAACGGAAAAAACTATGTCCTGGAGGACATATCCCAAGGGGCTGTGATAGGCGAAATGGAAGCCGCCGGCAAATGGGGGGAATACACCTCTACAGTAGAGGCGGCGACGGAAGCAAAGGGCCTTGTTTTTCCCCATGAGGTTTATATAAGCTGGCTTACGAATAGCCATGAATTTGCCGTAGATGCGGCTATGCGCTTAGGAAGAATGATGTGTAATTCCTCAAGCTTTAAGGGGGAAAACCTTGTGTTTTCTTCCGGCTTATCTATTGCCATGCTTCTTAGAAGGTATTATGTAGAAAACGTCGGAAAAGGTGGAAACGTCATCGTAAATGAAACAAGAAACCAGCTTTCAGAAAAATCAGGAACCTCTCTGAGAACCGTAAATAGAAGCATAAAAACATTAATAAACCTTGGAATCATCACCATTCGAAAGGGAAAAATCTTTATGGATAAGGATAGCTTTTCAAAATTAGTTGATTATATATCAGAAAACATGTAA
- a CDS encoding aminoglycoside phosphotransferase family protein, with protein MEAYFKSIEGSEKWCEIKPINKGWSEDRKYYAKDDDGKEYLVRVFPYQNDYEKREEAFRDLQLFNRLSINIPKVLSFGRLNENELFSVFSWVRGYDLEEKIRELTEKEQYSLGIEAGKILKEIHSINVSVPMEPWEIKMNHKIDRKIKGYKECGIKISGEEKIISYINENRHLLKGRPESLQHGDYHIGNMVLSKDRMLGIIDLNRVSYGDPWSEFDRIVWCADISPYFASGRINGYFDGTPPEAFFRLMALYICSNQLSSIPWAISFGDKEIKTMIRQGENIMNWYEGFERFIPKWYIKESK; from the coding sequence ATGGAAGCATATTTTAAAAGCATAGAAGGCTCTGAAAAATGGTGTGAAATAAAGCCCATAAATAAAGGCTGGTCGGAAGACAGGAAATATTACGCCAAAGATGACGACGGAAAAGAATATCTTGTAAGAGTTTTTCCGTATCAAAATGATTATGAAAAAAGAGAAGAAGCCTTTAGAGACCTTCAGCTTTTTAACAGGCTCAGTATCAATATTCCAAAAGTCCTGTCCTTCGGAAGGCTTAATGAAAATGAGCTGTTTAGTGTTTTTTCTTGGGTCCGGGGATACGACTTGGAAGAAAAAATTAGAGAGCTTACTGAAAAAGAGCAATACAGCCTCGGCATAGAAGCAGGAAAAATATTAAAAGAAATACACAGTATAAACGTTTCTGTTCCTATGGAACCGTGGGAAATAAAAATGAATCACAAAATAGACAGAAAAATAAAAGGATATAAAGAATGCGGCATAAAAATTTCAGGGGAAGAAAAAATCATTTCTTATATAAATGAAAACAGGCATCTTTTAAAAGGAAGGCCTGAGTCTTTACAGCACGGGGATTACCATATCGGCAACATGGTTTTATCAAAGGACAGAATGCTTGGCATAATAGATTTAAACAGAGTAAGCTATGGAGATCCGTGGAGCGAGTTTGACAGAATCGTATGGTGTGCCGATATAAGCCCTTATTTTGCATCGGGAAGAATAAACGGGTATTTTGACGGCACCCCTCCTGAGGCTTTTTTCAGGCTTATGGCTCTTTATATCTGCTCAAATCAATTAAGCTCAATACCCTGGGCCATATCCTTTGGAGATAAGGAAATAAAAACAATGATTCGGCAAGGGGAAAACATCATGAACTGGTATGAGGGCTTTGAACGGTTTATTCCAAAATGGTATATAAAGGAAAGCAAATAA
- a CDS encoding flotillin family protein: MPIDFGVLTTVLAILFVIFLLILSVVALWKKVPQDKALVVTGLKKRVISGGGGLVVPMLERTDRISLENMKIEVKTAGALTEQGVDIVADGVAVIKVKSDKESILAAVEQFNTGNEAKTINVIEDIAKDVLEGKLREIISKLTVEEIYKDREKFASQVQEVAALDLADMGLEIKAFTIRDISDDNGYLQALGKKRISEVKRDAEIAEAEASKETKIKTAEANRLGEEARLISETQIAEAAKEKELKVQAYRKDQESSRASADLAYEIEANIVKKQVTETEMQIEIVKRQKEIEVNEVNKQLAETQMQIEIVKKQKETELATQEAVRREQELEATVVKEADADKYRKEKEAEAAKYKEIQNAQARAEAIRLEGMAKSEARKLEGMAEVDIIREKGFAEAEAMTKKAEAYKLYNDAAITHMIIEKLPEIAANVAAPLAKTEKIVVVDNGGGDKSGAAKVSGYVTDIVASLPETVEAITGVNIKETLSRATKK; encoded by the coding sequence TTGCCAATTGATTTTGGAGTTTTGACAACAGTTCTTGCTATACTGTTCGTAATTTTCCTATTAATATTAAGTGTCGTAGCTCTTTGGAAGAAAGTTCCTCAGGACAAAGCCCTTGTAGTTACAGGCCTTAAGAAAAGAGTTATTTCCGGCGGCGGCGGTCTTGTTGTGCCCATGCTTGAACGCACCGACAGAATTTCTCTTGAAAACATGAAAATCGAAGTTAAAACTGCCGGCGCTCTTACAGAACAAGGCGTTGACATCGTTGCCGACGGTGTTGCGGTTATTAAGGTAAAAAGCGACAAGGAATCCATTCTTGCGGCTGTTGAGCAGTTTAACACAGGTAACGAAGCAAAAACCATAAACGTTATCGAAGACATAGCAAAGGACGTTCTTGAAGGTAAGCTCCGTGAGATTATTTCTAAACTTACTGTTGAGGAAATATATAAGGACAGAGAGAAGTTCGCTTCTCAGGTTCAGGAAGTAGCCGCTTTAGACCTTGCTGATATGGGTCTTGAAATAAAGGCATTCACTATAAGAGATATTTCCGATGATAACGGATACTTACAGGCTCTTGGTAAAAAGCGTATTTCAGAAGTTAAAAGAGATGCCGAAATTGCCGAGGCCGAAGCATCAAAAGAAACAAAGATAAAAACAGCCGAAGCCAACCGTCTTGGAGAAGAAGCAAGGCTTATCTCTGAAACCCAGATTGCCGAAGCTGCAAAAGAAAAAGAGCTTAAGGTTCAGGCCTACAGAAAAGATCAGGAATCTTCAAGGGCTTCTGCCGACCTTGCTTACGAGATTGAAGCAAATATCGTTAAAAAGCAGGTTACTGAAACTGAAATGCAGATAGAAATCGTTAAGCGCCAAAAAGAAATAGAAGTAAACGAGGTTAATAAACAGCTTGCTGAAACCCAGATGCAGATAGAAATCGTTAAGAAGCAGAAGGAAACAGAGCTTGCGACCCAAGAAGCAGTCCGCAGAGAGCAGGAGCTTGAAGCAACCGTAGTTAAAGAAGCAGATGCCGATAAATACCGTAAGGAAAAAGAGGCAGAAGCCGCTAAATACAAAGAAATACAAAACGCTCAGGCCCGCGCCGAAGCCATTCGCCTTGAAGGTATGGCAAAGAGTGAAGCCAGGAAGCTTGAAGGTATGGCAGAAGTCGATATTATCCGTGAAAAGGGTTTTGCAGAAGCAGAAGCAATGACTAAAAAAGCAGAAGCTTATAAGCTTTATAACGACGCGGCTATTACCCATATGATTATAGAAAAGCTTCCTGAAATTGCCGCAAATGTTGCCGCTCCTCTTGCAAAAACTGAAAAAATCGTTGTTGTTGATAACGGCGGCGGTGATAAAAGCGGAGCAGCAAAGGTTTCCGGCTACGTAACAGATATTGTTGCAAGCCTTCCTGAAACTGTAGAAGCAATTACAGGCGTTAATATTAAAGAAACATTATCAAGAGCAACAAAAAAATAA